The Candidatus Thiodiazotropha endoloripes genome has a window encoding:
- a CDS encoding sugar phosphorylase yields the protein MSVDELDTRLLGHLSQLYGEQQAATLLPKVHELIGRHIEVRQGKRLEIPRWDEKDSVLICYGDSIQYPGMTPLASLKQFLDKRLNGVFSMVHLLPFFPYSSDDGFSVSDFRAVNPQLGDWQDIRELGENFSLLFDLVLNHMSREHLWFVNFVHDEEPGRDYVIQVSPDENLSMVVRPRSTPLLSRVRTPRGMLDVWATFSNDQIDLNYANPQVLLEFIDILLDYIRRGARAVRLDAVAFLWKEIGSSCIHLPQTHEVIKLFRTLLDVLEPGAILLTETNVPHQENISYFDQGDEANMVYQFSLPPLILHAIMCQTTEFLVPWARSLEQETLPEGCTYLNFTASHDGVGLRPLEGLVPDEDLDELLDMMRRRGGYVSMRATTEGRDRPYELNISYFDAFAAEDDDVDPWHIARYMLSQTLPLSFRGIPAVYINALGATPNDPLGVERTGMTRSINRRKWDGAELERLIDLPLTDAGQVFPEYIRRLRIRSGIKAFHPDAPQRVLDMPDGVLGLERISLDGEQRVYAIHNMTGDLRSVDISALGGTNHRWFDALHQVVPDMDGDEVRFRPYQTVWLMAKG from the coding sequence ATGAGCGTCGATGAATTGGATACCAGGCTGCTGGGCCATTTGAGTCAATTGTATGGGGAGCAGCAGGCTGCGACGCTGTTGCCAAAAGTGCATGAGTTGATCGGTCGGCATATCGAGGTGCGGCAGGGCAAGCGCCTCGAAATACCCCGTTGGGATGAGAAGGACAGTGTGCTGATCTGCTATGGGGACAGTATTCAGTATCCGGGGATGACCCCGCTGGCCTCCCTGAAACAGTTTTTGGACAAACGCCTGAATGGTGTCTTCAGCATGGTGCATCTCCTGCCCTTCTTCCCCTACAGTTCAGACGACGGTTTTTCGGTCTCCGACTTCCGTGCCGTCAATCCCCAGCTCGGGGATTGGCAGGATATTCGAGAGCTGGGTGAGAACTTCTCCCTGCTGTTCGACCTGGTGCTCAACCACATGTCCCGGGAGCACCTCTGGTTCGTCAACTTTGTGCATGACGAGGAACCCGGGCGCGACTATGTGATCCAGGTGTCGCCGGATGAGAATCTCTCCATGGTGGTGCGGCCTCGCAGTACCCCCCTGTTGAGCCGGGTTCGTACGCCCCGTGGAATGCTCGATGTGTGGGCGACATTCAGCAATGATCAGATCGACCTCAACTACGCCAATCCGCAAGTGCTGCTCGAGTTCATCGATATCCTGCTCGACTATATCCGGCGTGGCGCACGGGCAGTGCGACTGGATGCCGTTGCCTTTCTGTGGAAGGAGATCGGTAGCAGCTGTATCCATCTGCCGCAGACCCATGAAGTGATCAAACTCTTCAGGACACTGCTTGATGTGCTTGAACCCGGGGCGATTCTGTTGACGGAGACCAATGTCCCCCATCAGGAGAATATCAGCTACTTCGATCAGGGCGATGAGGCCAACATGGTCTATCAGTTCAGTCTGCCGCCGCTGATCCTGCACGCCATCATGTGTCAGACCACCGAGTTCCTGGTGCCCTGGGCCCGCTCTCTGGAGCAGGAGACGCTGCCTGAAGGGTGTACTTATCTGAATTTCACCGCCTCCCACGATGGGGTGGGACTGCGACCGCTTGAGGGTCTGGTGCCGGATGAAGATCTGGATGAGTTGCTCGATATGATGCGCAGACGGGGCGGCTATGTCTCGATGCGTGCCACTACCGAGGGGCGGGACCGGCCCTATGAATTGAATATCAGCTATTTCGATGCCTTTGCGGCCGAGGATGATGATGTGGATCCCTGGCACATCGCCCGCTACATGCTCTCCCAGACGCTGCCGCTCTCGTTTCGGGGTATACCGGCGGTCTACATCAACGCTCTGGGAGCAACGCCGAATGATCCATTGGGGGTGGAACGTACTGGCATGACCCGCAGTATCAATCGGCGCAAGTGGGACGGTGCCGAGCTCGAACGGTTGATCGATCTGCCGTTGACCGATGCGGGGCAGGTATTCCCAGAATACATTCGTCGGCTGCGCATCCGCAGTGGGATCAAGGCGTTTCATCCCGATGCGCCACAGCGGGTGTTGGATATGCCGGACGGGGTTCTCGGTCTGGAGCGGATCAGTCTGGATGGGGAACAGCGGGTCTACGCCATCCATAACATGACCGGTGATTTGAGATCGGTGGATATATCCGCACTGGGCGGAACGAACCATCGCTGGTTCGATGCCCTGCATCAGGTGGTGCCGGACATGGATGGTGACGAGGTGCGATTTCGACCCTATCAGACCGTCTGGCTGATGGCCAAGGGGTGA
- a CDS encoding glycosyl transferase, whose product MADFFQHGDITTLHKLTERPLEEMEQELSSFASKKPIGLILPSLYSELTGPALSHIIDELQHASYISHIIIGLDRATESEFKQAQDFFARLPQSTHLLWQDGPRLRSLDAELQERDLSPPEPGKGRNVWFCMGYALAIEELQAIGLHDCDIVTYSRELPARLLYPLAHPNFSFEYAKGYYARVNENKLSGRVTRLFVTPMLRALRLMVGPLDYLEYMDSFRYPLSGEFAMSRDLASQVRIPSDWGLEVGLLSEVYRNISHHQICQVDIADQYDHKHQDLSAEDRTGGLAKMSRDIAKSFYRKLATEGIQMNQAFFRSLKAAYLRKALDMVEMYYHDAKINALAFNRHAEEEAIEVFQQSIVEAGQAFLDNPLEAPFIPNWKRVLSAMPDFTDRLSQAVAEDNR is encoded by the coding sequence ATGGCCGACTTTTTCCAGCATGGGGATATCACAACGCTACACAAACTCACTGAGCGCCCCCTCGAAGAGATGGAGCAGGAGCTCTCCAGCTTTGCCAGTAAGAAGCCGATCGGACTGATTCTTCCCAGTCTCTATTCGGAACTCACCGGCCCCGCTCTCAGCCATATCATCGATGAGCTGCAGCATGCCAGCTACATCTCCCACATCATCATCGGACTTGACCGGGCCACTGAAAGTGAATTCAAACAGGCCCAGGATTTTTTTGCCCGGCTACCCCAAAGTACCCACCTGCTGTGGCAGGATGGACCAAGATTGAGAAGCCTGGATGCAGAACTTCAGGAGCGGGATCTCTCCCCGCCAGAGCCGGGCAAGGGACGCAATGTCTGGTTCTGCATGGGCTATGCCCTGGCAATCGAAGAGCTGCAGGCGATTGGACTGCATGATTGCGATATCGTCACCTACTCGAGGGAGCTGCCGGCCCGACTGCTCTATCCCCTGGCCCACCCCAACTTCAGTTTTGAATATGCCAAGGGCTACTACGCCCGGGTCAATGAGAACAAACTCAGTGGACGGGTCACCCGCCTGTTTGTCACACCGATGTTAAGGGCTCTGAGACTGATGGTCGGTCCACTCGACTATCTGGAGTATATGGACAGTTTTCGTTATCCACTTTCAGGTGAGTTCGCCATGAGTCGGGATCTCGCCTCCCAGGTTCGAATACCCAGCGACTGGGGATTGGAAGTGGGCCTGTTATCGGAGGTCTACCGCAATATCTCCCACCATCAGATCTGCCAGGTCGATATCGCCGACCAATACGACCACAAGCATCAGGATCTCTCCGCCGAGGATCGCACCGGCGGACTGGCGAAGATGAGCCGGGACATCGCCAAATCCTTCTACCGCAAACTCGCCACCGAAGGCATTCAGATGAACCAGGCCTTCTTTCGCAGCCTGAAGGCCGCCTATCTGCGTAAAGCTCTGGATATGGTGGAGATGTACTACCACGATGCGAAGATCAATGCCCTGGCCTTCAACCGCCATGCGGAAGAGGAAGCGATCGAGGTGTTTCAGCAGAGCATCGTCGAAGCGGGCCAGGCGTTTCTCGACAACCCGCTGGAGGCCCCGTTCATCCCCAACTGGAAGCGGGTACTCTCAGCAATGCCCGACTTCACCGACCGGCTCTCCCAGGCCGTGGCTGAGGATAACCGTTGA
- a CDS encoding HAD-IIB family hydrolase codes for MSIIPISGHKRAQSPIDGWLVFTDLDGTLLDHHSYDFSPALPALRLLKENRIPVIPVSSKTHAELNVYKAQLELDGPMVAENGSVIIYPNEEPQIAPPGYLMKRDFLVECRTDPDFDFIGFGDMSDQQVMDETGLDRDSAQLARQRLATEPLLWRGDRESLKRFQRKAESAGMKLLQGGRFLHLLSDTDKGQAVTHIVNHLRSRGKQINRTIALGDSDNDRAMLLVADTPIIVRKHDGSHMTLPERPDTKVTEEPGPAGWNQALLDLIQQFEER; via the coding sequence GTGTCGATCATACCCATATCAGGCCATAAAAGAGCACAGAGTCCAATCGACGGATGGCTGGTCTTCACCGATCTCGACGGTACCCTGCTCGATCACCACAGCTACGACTTCAGTCCGGCGCTGCCTGCCCTCAGGTTACTGAAAGAGAACCGGATCCCGGTGATCCCGGTCTCAAGCAAAACCCATGCGGAGTTGAACGTCTATAAAGCGCAACTTGAGCTGGATGGACCGATGGTGGCGGAGAACGGTAGCGTCATCATCTACCCGAATGAGGAACCCCAGATTGCCCCCCCCGGCTATCTGATGAAGCGCGACTTTTTAGTCGAATGCCGCACCGACCCTGACTTTGACTTCATCGGTTTCGGTGACATGAGCGACCAGCAGGTGATGGATGAAACCGGCCTGGATCGAGACTCTGCGCAACTGGCTCGACAACGACTGGCAACGGAACCTCTGCTCTGGCGCGGCGACCGGGAGAGCCTGAAACGCTTTCAACGCAAGGCTGAATCTGCCGGCATGAAACTTCTGCAGGGTGGACGTTTTCTGCATCTGTTGAGCGATACCGACAAAGGCCAGGCAGTCACCCATATCGTCAACCATCTGCGCAGCAGGGGTAAGCAGATCAACCGAACCATCGCCTTGGGGGACAGTGATAACGATCGAGCAATGTTATTGGTGGCAGACACCCCAATCATTGTGCGCAAGCATGATGGCAGCCATATGACGCTGCCGGAACGACCCGATACCAAAGTGACCGAAGAACCTGGACCCGCCGGATGGAACCAGGCGCTTCTGGACCTGATACAACAATTTGAGGAGCGATAA
- a CDS encoding EAL domain-containing protein: MPRVLLIEHSPTIRHIQRNLLIKAGYEVEIDSDHKSAIPRIRSSADDGVNYDAVMLGWPADTTIETASFCKMLERQAYASQVILVFAHEENDAVADWSKTRPNTAFLFWADYKRSTNLLSQMLADTSKRTANQAENLASVQPIRVLFVDDSRTVRVKYKRLLNANGYATEVAGNVGEGFEKALASPYDIAIIDYFMPDATGDVLCQKLRENETTASITSAIITGSYLDKAIKESLEAGAVECMFKNESDDLFLTRIDAMSRHIRAHQAIEKERKRLGGILRSVGDGVYGVDPNGHISFVNPACRQILGYDSDARLIGKSAHQLFHFADGEGNHVLQQACFLQESYANGDKVQARETIFWHRSGKPIPVECTVYPLTIEDKREGSVVAFRDISEHKLLEAELRWQAGHDALTKLHNRRYFEEQLNLEVDRLKRSNEISALLYLDLDRFKYINDTAGHAAGDRLLVEIAQQMNQRLRKSDLLARLGGDEFAVILRNVTKKSVVHVAEDYREMLDHYMFVYKDNQYKINGTIGIALIDKASVSSSEVLANADIACHIAKGEGRNRTHLFVQENDNKQAMDKDLGWSSRLHKALESGHLILHYQPIIPVEYIPTSLMSGSDGPIYKQLLPMVPESSMINEALLRLDDPSWGMVLPGAFLPTAERFNMMDKIDGWVVNAALRQLAQLQQHGYTGTFTINLSGQTITNMALIETIEELVISLGIDPSKMILEITETSAVSNLISANQLITRLSALGCRFALDDFGSGFSSFSHLKNLPVDYVKIDGLFVRGVAADTGDRAIVQSINDIAHSLGKMTVAEYVEDAEILSFLHQIGVDYVQGHYLAHAMDISDLPLGDNANRANNPSQSQA; this comes from the coding sequence TTGCCGAGAGTTTTACTGATTGAGCACTCCCCAACCATCCGTCATATCCAGAGAAATCTCTTGATCAAGGCGGGTTATGAGGTCGAGATCGATAGCGACCATAAATCCGCGATTCCACGTATTCGCTCCAGCGCCGATGATGGCGTGAACTATGATGCGGTTATGCTGGGCTGGCCCGCCGATACCACAATCGAGACCGCTTCGTTCTGCAAGATGCTGGAGCGGCAGGCTTATGCCTCACAGGTGATTTTGGTGTTTGCCCATGAAGAAAATGATGCGGTTGCCGACTGGTCCAAAACAAGACCCAACACGGCATTCCTGTTTTGGGCAGACTACAAACGGAGCACCAATCTGCTTTCGCAAATGTTGGCAGATACCAGTAAGAGGACGGCAAACCAGGCCGAGAACCTGGCATCGGTACAACCGATACGGGTATTGTTTGTTGATGACTCCAGAACTGTCAGGGTTAAGTATAAGCGCCTCTTGAATGCCAATGGCTATGCGACTGAGGTTGCCGGCAATGTTGGCGAAGGCTTTGAAAAGGCCCTGGCCTCGCCCTACGACATTGCCATCATCGATTACTTCATGCCGGATGCCACTGGCGACGTGTTGTGTCAGAAACTGCGTGAAAACGAGACCACCGCATCAATAACCTCTGCCATCATTACCGGCTCCTACCTCGACAAGGCGATCAAGGAATCCCTTGAAGCCGGTGCCGTCGAGTGTATGTTCAAGAACGAAAGTGATGACCTTTTTCTTACCCGTATCGATGCGATGAGTCGCCACATTCGAGCCCATCAGGCGATTGAGAAGGAGCGCAAAAGGCTTGGTGGGATTCTCAGGTCGGTGGGGGATGGTGTCTACGGGGTCGATCCCAATGGCCATATCTCATTCGTCAATCCAGCCTGTCGCCAGATATTGGGCTATGACTCCGATGCGCGATTGATCGGAAAGTCGGCACATCAACTCTTCCACTTCGCCGATGGTGAGGGCAATCACGTTTTACAGCAAGCCTGCTTTCTGCAGGAGAGCTATGCCAATGGCGACAAGGTCCAGGCCAGGGAGACCATCTTCTGGCACAGATCGGGCAAGCCCATCCCGGTGGAGTGCACTGTCTACCCACTCACCATTGAGGATAAGCGAGAGGGTTCGGTTGTCGCATTTCGTGACATCTCTGAGCACAAACTGCTTGAAGCAGAGCTACGTTGGCAGGCAGGCCATGACGCATTGACCAAGCTGCACAACCGGCGCTATTTCGAAGAGCAGTTGAACCTGGAGGTTGATCGGCTGAAGCGCAGCAATGAGATCAGTGCGCTGCTCTACCTCGATCTCGACCGATTTAAGTACATCAACGACACGGCAGGGCATGCTGCAGGAGACCGTCTGCTGGTGGAGATCGCTCAGCAGATGAACCAGCGTCTGCGTAAATCGGACTTGCTCGCCCGCCTGGGTGGCGACGAGTTCGCGGTGATTCTGAGGAACGTTACCAAGAAGAGCGTTGTGCACGTCGCTGAAGACTATCGTGAAATGCTCGACCACTACATGTTTGTCTATAAGGACAATCAGTACAAGATCAACGGTACCATCGGTATTGCCCTGATCGACAAAGCGTCGGTATCTTCCAGCGAAGTGTTAGCGAATGCGGATATCGCCTGTCATATCGCGAAAGGCGAGGGGCGCAATCGCACTCACCTGTTCGTCCAGGAGAACGATAACAAACAGGCGATGGACAAAGATCTTGGCTGGTCGTCGCGGCTGCACAAGGCGCTGGAGTCAGGCCACCTGATCCTCCACTACCAGCCGATTATTCCGGTCGAATATATCCCGACCTCACTGATGTCCGGCAGTGACGGGCCGATCTACAAGCAACTGCTTCCCATGGTGCCTGAGTCATCGATGATCAACGAGGCATTACTGCGCTTGGATGATCCCTCCTGGGGCATGGTGCTTCCCGGCGCCTTTCTGCCAACCGCAGAACGCTTCAACATGATGGACAAGATCGATGGTTGGGTCGTGAACGCCGCCCTCAGACAACTCGCCCAGTTGCAGCAGCACGGATATACCGGCACATTCACCATCAATCTGTCGGGACAGACAATCACCAATATGGCGCTGATCGAGACCATAGAGGAGCTGGTGATCTCCCTGGGGATCGACCCCAGTAAAATGATTCTTGAGATTACCGAGACCTCAGCCGTCTCCAATCTCATCTCCGCCAATCAGCTGATTACCAGACTCAGCGCTCTGGGCTGTCGCTTTGCGCTGGACGATTTCGGCAGCGGCTTCTCCTCCTTCTCCCATTTAAAGAATCTACCGGTGGATTACGTCAAGATCGACGGCCTGTTTGTCAGGGGCGTTGCCGCGGATACAGGGGACAGGGCCATCGTCCAGTCGATCAACGATATCGCCCATTCGCTGGGTAAGATGACGGTGGCTGAGTATGTGGAGGATGCTGAGATACTCAGTTTTCTGCACCAGATTGGTGTGGATTATGTGCAGGGACACTACCTGGCCCATGCCATGGATATCTCCGACCTGCCACTGGGTGACAACGCCAACCGGGCCAACAATCCGTCACAATCGCAAGCCTAG